A DNA window from Ranitomeya imitator isolate aRanImi1 chromosome 2, aRanImi1.pri, whole genome shotgun sequence contains the following coding sequences:
- the LOC138661674 gene encoding mRNA decay activator protein ZFP36-like yields MSTMLDIQTIYENLRNLNLSEDIENTNDHIFTNTKRRHSCAPEVYDETKWSARWNFEPHRAPFRADRSISLTEGPRTALPPPPPGFPPLKAPLPSLPAPSPRYKTELCRTFSETGTCKYGSKCQFAHGQGELREPNRHPKYKTEYCHKFHLYGECPYGSRCNFIHHPAEQGSCPQPQHVLRQSLSYSGVPIRRASPPPPGFPDPASFSRAPSVSPPPSDSIFSPAPSETRSHVSSLKGMDSCTRCCSCRCSRAGNLVQDPFSNYQLLRSPSSSSLTENECYSSGSESPVFEVPSQALTNKRLPIFHRLSVSD; encoded by the exons ATGTCCACAATGCTGGATATACAAACAATCTACGAG AACCTTCGCAACTTGAATTTGTCAGAAGATATAGAGAACACCAATGACCATATCTTCACCAACACCAAGAGGAGACATTCTTGTGCCCCTGAAGTCTATGATGAAACAAAGTGGTCTGCTCGTTGGAATTTTGAGCCTCATCGTGCTCCATTCAGAGCTGATCGTTCCATCAGCCTTACCGAAGGGCCCCGAACAGCACTACCTCCACCGCCACCGGGATTCCCTCCTTTGAAAGCTCCATTGCCTTCTCTTCCTGCTCCATCACCTCGTTACAAGACAGAGCTGTGTCGTACCTTTTCTGAAACAGGTACCTGTAAATATGGCTCCAAATGTCAGTTTGCTCATGGTCAAGGTGAGCTAAGAGAACCAAACCGTCATCCAAAGTACAAGACAGAGTATTGCCACAAGTTCCACCTCTATGGAGAGTGCCCATATGGGTCTCGATGCAATTTTATCCACCACCCAGCTGAACAAGGTAGTTGTCCTCAACCTCAACACGTTCTACGCCAAAGTCTCAGCTACAGCGGTGTACCCATTAGAAGAGCCTCTCCTCCACCACCAGGTTTTCCAGATCCTGCTTCGTTCTCCAGAGCTCCATCAGTATCTCCTCCTCCCAGTGATTCAATCTTCTCTCCTGCTCCTTCTGAGACCAGAAGCCATGTGTCTTCCCTCAAAGGAATGGATTCCTGTACTCGTTGTTGCTCATGCCGATGCTCCAGAGCTGGGAATCTTGTTCAAGACCCTTTCTCCAACTATCAACTCCTACGTTCACCTTCTTCCAGTTCCTTGACCGAAAACGAGTGTTACAGCAGTGGCTCCGAGTCTCCAGTTTTCGAGGTGCCAAGTCAAGCGCTTACTAACAAGCGATTGCCTATCTTCCACAGGCTTTCCGTATCTGATTGA